The Corynebacterium coyleae genome segment CGGCCCACGCAGGGATCACGTTGGCAAGCGCGGTCTCGCTGCGTCGGTTCAACACGACGCCGAGGGTGCGATCCGCACTCTGTTCGATGATGAGCACCACGGTGCGGGCGAACTCGGGGGAGTACATGCCGGGTGCGGCGACGAGCAGCATGCCGGGTTCGGGGTCAGTGCGCTCGAGGGCGTTGAAGAGGCGATCGGCGTAGAAGTACTCAGGCATTCTCGTTCTCCCACCAGGTTTTGAGTTCGGCGACGGCCTCGTCGTGGTCGAGCTCGCCACGCTCGAGGCGCAGTTCCTTCAGATACTTCCACGCCTTGCCAACCTCCGGGCCCGGTTTGAGGCCGAGGATCTGCATGATCTCGTTGCCATCCAGGTCCGGGCGCACGCGAGCGAGGTCCTCCTTGGCGGCGATGTCGGCGATGCGCTCCTCCAGGTGGTCGTAGGTGCGCTGGAGGCGCGCGGCCTTCCTGGGGTTGCGGGTGGTGCAATCCGCACGAACGAGTTTGTGCAGCTTAGGCAGCAATTCGCCGGCGTCGGTGACGTAACGGCGCACGGCAGAATCGGTCCACTGCCCCTCGCCGAAGCCGTGGAAACGCATGTGCAAGAACACGAGCTGGCCCACGTCGGAAATGACGTGCTTCGGGTACTTCAGGGCCTTGAGGCGCTTGCGGGTCATCTTCGCGCCGACCACTTCGTGGTGGTAGAAGGTCACCCCACCGCCTTCCTTCGGCGCGCGAGTGGCGGGTTTGCCGATGTCGTGCATGAGCGCCGCCCAGCGCAGCTTCAGGTCAGGGCCTTCGTCCGAGTCTTCAAGTTCGGTGGCCTGGCGCAGCACGGTCAGGGAGTGGCGGTAGACGTCCTTGTGCTGCATGTGCTCGTCAGTCTCGAGTTGCAGGGCAGGGATCTCGGGCAGGATGTACTCGGCAACACCGGTGGCCACGAGCAGGTCGATGCCCTCCCAGGGGCGCGAGCCGCACATGAGTTTGTCCAGTTCGGCCTGGACGCGCTCGACGGTGATGCGCTGGATCTCACCGGCCATGTCGCGCATCGCATCGAAGACGCGGTCGGCCACCGTAAAGCCCAGTTGGGAGACGAAGCGGGCGGCGCGCAGCATGCGCAGCGGGTCGTCGCGGAACGACACCTCCGGCTCCTGCGGGGTGTCCAGCACGCCCACGACCAGGTCAGACAGGCCGTTGACGGGGTCGTGGAAGGTGGGGGCGAGGTGGTCGTCGACAAGCGAGAGCTCGATGGCCATCGCGTTGCAGGCGAAGTCGCGGCGCACGAGGTCGCCTTCGAGGGTGTCGCCGAAGGTGACTTCGGGGTTGCGGGTGACGCCATCGTAAAGATCGGAGCGGAACGTCGTAATTTCCACGGTTTCGCCGTGCCGGATCGCGGAGACGGTGCCGAACTCGATGCCGGTGTCCCACACTTTCTCGCCCCACTCCGCGAGAATTTCCTGGATAACCGCAGGTCGGGCGGAGGTAGTGAAGTCCAAATCGTGCACCCCGCGGCCCAGCATGGCGTCGCGGACGGAACCGCCGACAATATATAAGGACTCGCCGCGCGCCGCGAAGAGTCGGGCAAGCGGCTCCAGCAGGGCAGATTGCTTCTCGACGACCCCCTGCGCTCGGGCCATCAACGCGGCGGGGGCAAGTGGGTCGTTCGGATCGGGCATGTCGAAAAGCTTTGTCACCTTGGACACGATACCCGCCACCCCCGCGCGTGGAGTACCACAACCGGCCTGAAGCCGGATAGCATGGCACGAATGAGTGACAACACGCGGCCTGTACCGGGTCCCCCCAGCGGTAAGGGGGGATCCGGCGGGCGGCGTCGTCCGCGGAAGCGCCGCGGCGGCCAGAATAAAAACCAGCAGGGCCAGGACAAGAACCAGTCAGAAGGCGGCGACAAGCCGAAGAAGAAGCAACACCGTCGCCGTAACCCGAACAACCGCCGGAGGGGCGGGCGCGGGAATCAGCGGAACCGAAACCGCAACCAGCATCGCCGTCATTCGCAGTACAACCGCCAGCACGACTCTTCGATGGAGGTGCGCGACGAGACCTCGGCCGGTGGTCTGGTGGTCTCCGGTATGGCGGAGGCTGTCAGCCCGGACGGCAAGGTAGACATGAGCCGCATCTACGTCGCGCTGATTGGCCGGCTGGATCGCCGTGGGCGGTTGTTGTGGTCGATGCCGAAGGGCCACGTCGAGGATGGCGAGCACCAGTGGCGCACCGCAGAGCGTGAGGTCTGGGAGGAGACCGGTATTACCGGCGAGGCCTTCGACACCCTGGGCACCATTGATTATTGGTTTGTGTCCGACGGAGTACGGATCCACAAGACGGTGCACCACAACCTGCTGCGGTTTGTGGACGGCGTGTTTAACGACGAAGACCCGGAGGTCACCGAAGTGGCCTGGGTGCCCATGAGCGAGTTGATGGAGCACCTTGCGTATGCCGACGAGCGCAAGCTGGCGCGTATCGCGTTTGACCGGATGCCTGAGCTGGCTCGGAAGGAAGTCGCCGCCGGAAGGTCTACCCCGCGATGATTCGGCCGATTTCCCGTCTAGCTGCGGCCGCGGTTGCGGTGGCGCTGGCGGTCCCGTCAGCGACCCCGGCTCGCGCGGTGCCCGCGGTGCCAGTGAGCCCGAAGAACCCTGAGGTTGCAGAGCAGTGGGTCAACCCGGCGGTGCGCCCGGGTGAGGGCCAGCTCGCGCGCGTGTCGCTTATCGACGCCCCCGCGGTCGTCTCCGCGCACGATCCGTTTCACGTGAAACTTCGCGTGACCAATCAGACCGACACAACCCTCGAGGGCCTCAAAGTGCTCACGCGTCGCGCCGCGCCGGTGGGCTCCGTCTCCGAGCAGCGCGTGGCCGCCGTCGCCGGGGTGGGGGAGTACAGCGTTGTGGGCGACGAGGTGGTCGTGGATACCCGGCTGCGCCCCGGCGAAAGCGCCGAGCTGTCGCTGCAGATGACCGCGCCCGGCGGCATCGGCGTGTACCCGATGATGCTGCAACTTATCGACGACACCAGCGCCACCCTGGACACCGACCGCTTCCACTTGGCCGTGCGCGGGTCGGCCGACGACGTCGAACCGGGCGGGCTGACCGCCCTGTACCCGGTCTCCGCTCCGGTGAATATCGTGCCGGGAGAGACCGGCGAGGCCCCCGAGGACCCGCCGCTGGTGCTGCAGAGCGACGCACTGGCGGAACAACTCGCGCCCGGCGGGCGCTTGGACACCCTGGTGGAGCAGTACCGCAAGGCGGTGGAAACCCCTGAGGTTGGCTACGCCACCTGCATGGCGCTCGACCCGGCGCTGGTGGACACAGTGGACCGCATGACCGGCGGCTACACCGTCAGTGATTCGCGCCCCGCCGTGGTGGAGGAACCGAAGCGTCTGCGCGACAGCTGGGGTTCGAACGACGACACGCACCGCACCCCAGGTTCCGGGGCCGAGGACGCGAAGGCGTGGCTGGACAAAGTGCGCGAGATCGCCGCGACCGGCTGCACCGTGGCGCTGCCGTGGGCGAACGCGGACCTCAACGCGGTGGCGCGTACGGGTGATCCGTGGCTGATGCGCGAGGCCGTCGAGCGCGGCCCGTTTGTGCTGCAGCGGGTGCTAGGCACGGCGGGCACAATCAATACGGTGGTCGCTGGCACCGGCTACATCGAGGCAGGCGCCGGGCCGGCGCTTGGCTGGGCGGACCACACCCGCTCCACGGTGTTCGACGGGGGGATGCACGCCGCGTGGGAGGCGGCCCAAGCTGACAGCGCGTCCGACGCCGAAGCCGACTCCCACCAGAGCGCGCTCGAACGCGCGGAGCTCGCAGACTTCTCGGGCGCGGCGGCGCCGGTGCCGGAGGTGCCGGTGCAGGTACTCGTCGCAAAGCATGCGGATGCGCAACGTTTCACGTGGAACACTGCCGGCGTGATGGAGGTCGGGTACCAGGATTCGCTGGCCGCGGTGCTAGCGGCGACGGGGGAGCACCCCGAAACGCCTGGTTACACCAACCCGAGCCTGCGGTTCGACTACACCATGGACTCCAAGACCGCGCGCGATGTGAACGCCGCCGCCGCGATGCGGCTTGCCGCCCAGAACGCCACCACGCGTGAGGACGACGCACCGACGCAGCCTGTGATGGTCAACCCACCGGCGACGTGGGACGCGAAAACCGCCGCGGTGTTCCTTGGCACAATCGCTGGCCTAATCGCCGACGGAACCTCCCGCCCGATCTCGTTCGGCGACTACCTCGCCGCCCCGCCGGAGGTCCCACCCGCCGACACCACGGCCACATTCTCGGACCCCGCCGCCTTCACCGACGCGGAAATCCTGCAGGTCACACAGCAAAACAGCTTCATCAACGACATCACCGCGCTCATGGCAAACGACCCCGCCATCGCGCTGACCCGCTACGGCTTCACCCTGCCACTGCGCCGCGACATGCTCGTCGCGCTCAGCACCAACAGACGCAGGGCACTTTCGCTTTACGACGACGCCGTGCGCGCCACCGGCGACCGCCTCGCCGCCAGCCGGGCAACGCTGAACGATCTGCGCGATTCCGTGACGTTGATTCCGCCGGGGAACGTGTACACCAGGGCGTCGTCGTCAAGCCCACTGCTCATCGTCGCCCAAAACGGCATGCCGCTGCCGGTGCAAACCCAGATCCGCTACTGGGGGCCCGACGGCGCGAAACTGAACGTGCCGGGGACGCTGAAGATCCCCGCACGCGGCTCCGTCACCGTCCAGATGACCGCCGACCTGCCCGACAACAACCGCGGCACCGACCTGCAGCTTTACCTCGCGGGTGCCTCGGCCCAACCGATCTCGCGCCCGGTGGACATCTCCGTGCGCACCGCCGGGCTACAACTCGGCGGGTGGGCGCTCGCCGGCGCGCTGATCGCCGCGATGCTGGCGCTCCTGCTCATCACCCGCAGGAAAGCGCCGCCGAACAGGCGCCCAACCAAACGCCCACCACCCAGCAACCCACGTGAACGGAGACAGCCGTGACAGCACAGGACAACAGCCAGCCCGAGGCTGGCCTGCGCCGCCGCATCGTCGCCCCGGCACCCCCGGCGCCAGTACCGGCCCCGCGCGAGCCGAAGCCGCCCACCCCGGCGGCAACCGGCCTGCCGGACAAGTCCCTGCTGACCACCAGCCCCAAGGGCGAGACCATCGCCCCGCCGCCGACAGCTGACGACGCCGCCGCAGTCGCCACAGCCGCGACAAGCGTTGCGGTCGCCGAGCCCGCCGAGCCTGCCGAGGACACCAAACCGAGCGAGGGCGAAAAGGTCGTCCGCGCCACCGGCTCGATGGCGATTGCCACGCTGATCTCGCGCATCACCGGCTTCATCCGCACCGTGCTCATCGGTGCAGCGCTCGGCGAGGTTGTCGCCTCCGCGTTCAACACCGCCAACACGCTGCCGAACCTGATCACAGAGATCGTGCTCGGCTCCGTGCTCACCGCACTCGTCGTGCCGGTGCTCGTCCGCGCGGAGAAAGAGGACGCCGACCACGGCGCCGCCTTCATCCGTCGCCTGTTCACGCTCACGCTGACACTGATGACGGTGGTCACGCTGCTCGCCGTCGTCGGCGCGCCGTGGCTGACCGAGATGATGCTGGACGAGGACTCGACAGGCAACCTCGTCCAAACCACATCCTTTGCCTACCTGCTGCTGCCGCAGATCTTCTTCTACGGCATGTTCTCCCTGTTCATGGCCATCCTGAACACGAAGGAACACTTCCGGCCGGGCGCATGGGCACCGGTGGCCAACAACGTCGTGTCTATTGCGGTGCTGGTGGCGTATATGGCGTTGCCGGGGACGTTGAATCCGGCGGCGCCGTCGTCGATAAGCAATCCGCACGTCATGCTGCTTGGCCTGGGCACCACCGCAGGCGTAGTGGTGCAGTGCCTGATCATGCTGCCCGCACTGCGGAAACTGGGCATCGACCTGCGACCGCTGTGGGGGATCGACGAGCGCCTCAAGCAGTTCGGCGGCATGGCCCTGGCCATCATCACCTATGTGGCGATCAGCCAGCTGGGCTACGTGATCACCACCCGCATCGCGTTCGCGGCGGACCCGGCGGCACAGTTCATCTACCAACAGCACTGGATGCTGCTGCAGATGCCATACGGCATCATCGGCGTGACCCTGCTGACCGCGATCATGCCGCGCCTGTCGCGCAACGCCGCCGACGGCGACGACAAGGCCGTTGTGCACGACCTGACCATGGGCACCAAACTGACGTTTATCGCCCTGCTGCCGATCATCGTGTTCATGACGGCGCTCGGCCCTGACATCGCCAGCGCCCTGTTCGCCTACGGCTCATTTAGCGACGAAGCCGCCTACACCCTCGGCCTGACCATCAGCGCCGCCGCGTTCACGCTCATCCCGTACGCGCTGGTCATGCTGCACCTGCGTGTGTTCTACGCGCGCGAGGAGGCCTGGACGCCGACGTTCATCATCGCCGGCATCACCGGCACCAAAATTGCGCTGTCCATGCTGGCGCCGACCATCGCCAGCGAGCCGGGCCACGTGGTCATCCTGCTGGGCGCCGCGAACGGGTTCGGCTTCGTGGCCGGCGCGATCATCGGTGCGCTGCTACTGCGCCGCAAGCTTGGCACCCTGCAGTTCCGTGAGGTGCTACGCACGTCCCTGTGGGCCATCGGTGCGTCCGCCGTCGGTGTTGCCGCGGTGTTCGGCGTGCGCTGGTTGCTTCGCGACGTCGCCGGCCTCCACCTCCCGGAAGCCCTTGGGCGCATGATCGGTGCGCCGTCGCTGGGATCGCTGATCGAGATCGCATTGCTCGGCGTGCTGTTCCTCATCGTCACCGGCGTCGTGCTGTCGCGCTCCGGCCTGCCGGAAGTGCAGAACCTGGGCTCCGCCGTGGGCCGCATCCCGGGCCTGGGCCGGTTCATCACCGCGGATGCCGACCGCGGCCTCGAGGTGGGCCAGGTCGACCCACGCGAGATGTCCAACCAGTTCCTCGCCGCCGACACCTTCAACGCCTCCCCGGTACCACCACCGATGTCCGCCGGTGTGGTTCGTGGCCCGCGCCTCGTGCCCGGTGCGTCCGTGTCCGACGGCCGGTTCCGCCTCATCCGTGACCACGGCGCGTCCTCCAGCGCACGCTTCTGGCAGGCCCGCGAGATTGCCACCGGCCGCAACGTCGCCCTGACGTTCGTGGACACCACCGGTTCCGCCCCGATGGCGCCCGCCACCCCGCGCGAGGCCGCCCTCCAGGCCGCCGGTATCGCGCGCCGTACCCGCCAGCTCGTCAACATGCACCTGCCAGCGCTGCCGGACCACGTGGAGATCCTGTCGTTCCGCTCCGGCGCCGTCGTGGTGTCCGACTGGATCGAGGGCTCCTCGGTGAAGGCTGTTGCGGAGTCGGGCCAGACGCTGCACACGGAGGCCGTCGCCAATGCGCTCGTGCCGCTGGCTGCTGCGTTGGCCACCGCGCACGAGGCCGGCGTGCCGCTGGGTCTGGACAACCGCCAGCAGTTGCGCATTGATACAGACGGCATCGTGCGCCTCGCATTCCCGGCCGTCCTGCCGGATGCGACGAAGCCGACCGACGCCGAGGCGTTCGCCGCCGCCCTGGAGTTGCTGACCTCCAACGTCACCTCCGACGACCTCGCCGAGATCACCGCCCGCACGCGTGCGCT includes the following:
- a CDS encoding CCA tRNA nucleotidyltransferase, coding for MARAQGVVEKQSALLEPLARLFAARGESLYIVGGSVRDAMLGRGVHDLDFTTSARPAVIQEILAEWGEKVWDTGIEFGTVSAIRHGETVEITTFRSDLYDGVTRNPEVTFGDTLEGDLVRRDFACNAMAIELSLVDDHLAPTFHDPVNGLSDLVVGVLDTPQEPEVSFRDDPLRMLRAARFVSQLGFTVADRVFDAMRDMAGEIQRITVERVQAELDKLMCGSRPWEGIDLLVATGVAEYILPEIPALQLETDEHMQHKDVYRHSLTVLRQATELEDSDEGPDLKLRWAALMHDIGKPATRAPKEGGGVTFYHHEVVGAKMTRKRLKALKYPKHVISDVGQLVFLHMRFHGFGEGQWTDSAVRRYVTDAGELLPKLHKLVRADCTTRNPRKAARLQRTYDHLEERIADIAAKEDLARVRPDLDGNEIMQILGLKPGPEVGKAWKYLKELRLERGELDHDEAVAELKTWWENENA
- a CDS encoding NUDIX hydrolase is translated as MSDNTRPVPGPPSGKGGSGGRRRPRKRRGGQNKNQQGQDKNQSEGGDKPKKKQHRRRNPNNRRRGGRGNQRNRNRNQHRRHSQYNRQHDSSMEVRDETSAGGLVVSGMAEAVSPDGKVDMSRIYVALIGRLDRRGRLLWSMPKGHVEDGEHQWRTAEREVWEETGITGEAFDTLGTIDYWFVSDGVRIHKTVHHNLLRFVDGVFNDEDPEVTEVAWVPMSELMEHLAYADERKLARIAFDRMPELARKEVAAGRSTPR
- the murJ gene encoding murein biosynthesis integral membrane protein MurJ, encoding MTAQDNSQPEAGLRRRIVAPAPPAPVPAPREPKPPTPAATGLPDKSLLTTSPKGETIAPPPTADDAAAVATAATSVAVAEPAEPAEDTKPSEGEKVVRATGSMAIATLISRITGFIRTVLIGAALGEVVASAFNTANTLPNLITEIVLGSVLTALVVPVLVRAEKEDADHGAAFIRRLFTLTLTLMTVVTLLAVVGAPWLTEMMLDEDSTGNLVQTTSFAYLLLPQIFFYGMFSLFMAILNTKEHFRPGAWAPVANNVVSIAVLVAYMALPGTLNPAAPSSISNPHVMLLGLGTTAGVVVQCLIMLPALRKLGIDLRPLWGIDERLKQFGGMALAIITYVAISQLGYVITTRIAFAADPAAQFIYQQHWMLLQMPYGIIGVTLLTAIMPRLSRNAADGDDKAVVHDLTMGTKLTFIALLPIIVFMTALGPDIASALFAYGSFSDEAAYTLGLTISAAAFTLIPYALVMLHLRVFYAREEAWTPTFIIAGITGTKIALSMLAPTIASEPGHVVILLGAANGFGFVAGAIIGALLLRRKLGTLQFREVLRTSLWAIGASAVGVAAVFGVRWLLRDVAGLHLPEALGRMIGAPSLGSLIEIALLGVLFLIVTGVVLSRSGLPEVQNLGSAVGRIPGLGRFITADADRGLEVGQVDPREMSNQFLAADTFNASPVPPPMSAGVVRGPRLVPGASVSDGRFRLIRDHGASSSARFWQAREIATGRNVALTFVDTTGSAPMAPATPREAALQAAGIARRTRQLVNMHLPALPDHVEILSFRSGAVVVSDWIEGSSVKAVAESGQTLHTEAVANALVPLAAALATAHEAGVPLGLDNRQQLRIDTDGIVRLAFPAVLPDATKPTDAEAFAAALELLTSNVTSDDLAEITARTRALVDADAVDQAAFREIATALKEAANLPGSRRHSEEDDTPTDTIPVVEVPESVEPVPEHVEDPDVIHGGFGSGRTKPLTIALVTLVAVAAAVAIGVLTTYLVDIVSGEEEEEAVATSSVAPAPRVPVLIAPLEAVAGSDAHAAVDGDRATKWEVGGDLVVKQSNGQPFDLEQVLIDASGATGATFTISGVPAGGQAPVVLSEGTVRTGQISADVDYTGALTEVIISFTPAEQKPLEISEVSLAGHVDVQ